A single window of Solenopsis invicta isolate M01_SB chromosome 3, UNIL_Sinv_3.0, whole genome shotgun sequence DNA harbors:
- the LOC105203601 gene encoding peptidyl-tRNA hydrolase 2, mitochondrial: MDDITETIVAQATDPKVAFMAAALFGYCLYKFMTMANRRSPRNIAEDSDETDDDDVAYTDKYDNYKLILVIRTDLKMGKGKVAAQCSHAAVAAYKAARKHPKILRAWEESGQAKITLKVDSEAALTEIAKEAKAVGLLSNVVHDAGHTQIPAGSKTVCAVGPGPAKLIDQVTGHLKLF; the protein is encoded by the exons ATGGACGACATCACTGAGACAATTGTAGCTCAGGCTACAGATCCAAAAGTGGCGTTTATGGCCGCTGCTCTGTTCGGTTATTGTTTATACAAATTCATGACCATGGCAAACAGAAGAAGTCCTCGAAACATTGCAGAAGACTCCGATGAAACGGATGATGACGATGTG gcTTATACAGACAAGTATGACAATTACAAGTTAATCCTGGTTATTAGAACAGATTTGAAAATGGGCAAGGGAAAGGTGGCGGCTCAATGCTCGCACGCCGCTGTCGCGGCGTATAAAGCTGCCAGGAAGCATCCGAAGATTCTGAGAGCATGGGAGGAGTCTGGCCAAGCCAAGATCACACTTAAG GTGGACAGCGAGGCTGCCCTTACGGAAATAGCGAAGGAAGCCAAAGCTGTGGGTCTATTATCGAATGTAGTACATGATGCGGGCCATACGCAAATACCAGCGGGAAGCAAGACGGTATGCGCGGTCGGACCGGGCCCAGCGAAATTAATAGACCAAGTAACCGGtcatttaaagttattttaa